A stretch of the Notamacropus eugenii isolate mMacEug1 chromosome 2, mMacEug1.pri_v2, whole genome shotgun sequence genome encodes the following:
- the LOC140525459 gene encoding uncharacterized protein isoform X2: protein MLTPMEQPTPRTLFFPTVKVELEGMTRNLLPRREHDGEDKIALKHEIIDSSDWLFQAEEKPGMLNECGNSFNLNEEMTLKQRILDHSNQLLLHTEEKPSLLNEYEDFFNSQNSSLVGFNVFQTNEALYNCQKCGERFVTMSHLTQHQSIHTGPGRYVCYECGKTFTRSYHLIRHQVIHTGERPFSCKECGKTFKRKSTLTEHQRIHTGEKPYRCNKCGRAFSQSQDLLEHQKVHTVDKPYKCDDCGKAFSTSSSLLQHQLIHTGEKPYKCSECGKAFRNSSSLLRHQFIHTGEELYKCNECGKILSNRSSLFQHLKIHSGEKPYHCNECGKGFIRNSYLIEHQRIHTGEKPYACKECGKTFRRSWYLTEHQRSHAPERVYRCTECGKTFRYSSCHFHHQKLHTGEKPFGCNECGMAFGRKSRLLDHQRIHTGEKPYECEKCLKSFSHRSQLLEHMRTHTGEKPYECNKCGKSFTRNSGFIRHQKIHTGERPYECNQCGKCFSNSSFLIEHERIHTTEKPYKCDECGKAFCKKSYLTGHQITHTKEKPYECHECGKSYNRRFRLIEHQRIHTGEKPYECGECGRSFSRSALLIGHQIIHTKEKPYVCNQCGKAFSLRKHLVQHQSIHNDEKPYECNECGKAFRHKSTFRDHQKVHTGDKPCKCNECGKSFNRTFHLIEHQRTHTKEKPYECNECGKCFSRSSVFTQHQKIHSVGHRPFECNECGKSFTRNSVFIKHQKIHTKENKSSDYGKSFSQNSVYIQQQEMHTKENLD, encoded by the exons ATGCTGACCCCGATGGAGCAGCCCACCCCAAGGACCCTCTTCTTTCCCACTGTGAAGGTTGAGTTGGAGGGGATGACCCGGAACCTGCTGCCCAGGCGAGAGCATG atgGTGAAGACAAGATAGCTTTGAAGCATGAAATTATAGACAGTAGTGATTGGCTTTTCCAAGCAGAGGAAAAACCAGGCATGCTTAATGAATGTGGAAACTCTTTTAACCTGAATGAAGAGATGACTTTGAAACAGAGAATCCTAGATCATAGCAACCAGCTTCTCCTTCACACGGAAGAAAAACCAAGCCTGCTTAATGAATATGAAGACTTTTTCAACAGTCAGAATTCATCCTTAGTTGGATTTAATGTATTCCAAACTAATGAGGCCCTGTACAACTGTCAGAAGTGTGGAGAACGTTTTGTTACCATGTCACACCTCACTCAGCACCAGAGCATTCACACTGGACCAGGTCGCTATGTATGTTATGAGTGTGGGAAAACATTTACCAGAAGCTATCATCTCATCCGACATCAAGTTATTCATACAGGAGAGAGACCCTTTTCATGTAAAGAGTGTGGGAAGACTTTTAAGAGAAAATCAACCCTCACTGAgcaccagagaattcacactggagagaaaccttatagatGTAACAAATGTGGGAGAGCCTTCAGTCAAAGCCAAGATCTCTTGGAGCATCAGAAAGTACACACTGTTGATAAACCTTACAAATGTGATGACTGTGGGAAGGCTTTTAGTACCAGCTCAAGCCTCCTTCAGCACCAGCTTATCCACACAGGAGAAAAACCCTAcaaatgtagtgaatgtgggaaagccttcagaaATAGCTCAAGCCTGCTTCGGCATCAGTTCATCCACACAGGAGAAGAGCTTTACAAATGCAATGAGTGTGGGAAAATTTTGAGTAATCGCTCAAGCCTTTTCCAGCATCTAAAaattcattctggagagaaaccctatcattgtaatgaatgtgggaaaggcttcatTCGTAACTCATACCTCATTGAACATCAGAGGATTCATACAGGGGAAAAACCCTATGCATGTAAGGAGTGTGGAAAAACTTTCCGACGTTCCTGGTACCTCACTGAGCATCAGAGAAGTCACGCCCCAGAGAGAGTGTATAGATGCACTGAGTGTGGGAAAACCTTCAGATATAGCTCTTGTCACTTCCATCACCAAAAACTCCACACAGGAGAAAAACCCTTTGGCTGTAATGAGTGTGGTATGGCTTTTGGGCGAAAGTCACGACTTCTGgaccatcagagaatccacactggagagaaaccctatgaatgtgaaaaatgtttGAAGAGTTTTAGCCACCGTTCACAACTTCTTGAACATAtgagaactcatactggagagaagccttatgagtGCAATAAATGTGGGAAGTCATTTACTAGAAATTCTGGCTTTATACGTCATCAGAAAATCCACACTGGGGAGAGgccctatgaatgtaatcagtgtggcaAATGTTTTAGCAATAGTTCGTTTCTTATTGAGCATGAAAGAATCCATACCACAGAGAAACCTTacaaatgtgatgaatgtgggaaagctttctgTAAGAAATCATACCTCACTGGACATCAGATCACTCACACCaaagagaaaccctatgaatgtcaTGAATGTGGGAAATCCTATAATCGGCGCTTCCGTCTTATTGAgcaccagagaattcatactggagagaaaccctatgaatgtggTGAATGTGGACGATCATTTAGTCGAAGTGCCCTTCTTATTGGGCATCAGATAATTCACACCAAAGAGAAACCCTATGTATGTAAtcaatgtgggaaagcttttagTCTGAGAAAACATCTTGTTCAACATCAGAGTATTCACAATGatgagaaaccttatgaatgcaatgaatgtggaaaagccttcaggCACAAATCTACATTTCGTGACCATCAAAAAGTTCACACTGGTGATAAACCctgtaaatgtaatgaatgtgggaaatccTTCAATCGAACCTTTCATCTTATTGAACACCAGCGAACTCATACTAaggagaaaccctatgaatgtaatgagtgtgggaaGTGTTTCAGTCGAAGCTCAgtctttactcagcatcagaaaattcatagtGTAGGTCATAgaccttttgaatgtaatgaatgtgggaaatctTTCACTCGAAATTCTGTCTTTATTAAACACCAGAAAATTCACACAAAAGAGAACAAATCCAGTGACTATGGGAAGTCCTTCAGTCAAAACTCAGTCTATATTCAACAGCAGGAAATGCACACTAAAGAGAATCTAGATTAA
- the LOC140525459 gene encoding uncharacterized protein isoform X1 — protein sequence MAAAGAPRPQQVWGPDMLTPMEQPTPRTLFFPTVKVELEGMTRNLLPRREHDGEDKIALKHEIIDSSDWLFQAEEKPGMLNECGNSFNLNEEMTLKQRILDHSNQLLLHTEEKPSLLNEYEDFFNSQNSSLVGFNVFQTNEALYNCQKCGERFVTMSHLTQHQSIHTGPGRYVCYECGKTFTRSYHLIRHQVIHTGERPFSCKECGKTFKRKSTLTEHQRIHTGEKPYRCNKCGRAFSQSQDLLEHQKVHTVDKPYKCDDCGKAFSTSSSLLQHQLIHTGEKPYKCSECGKAFRNSSSLLRHQFIHTGEELYKCNECGKILSNRSSLFQHLKIHSGEKPYHCNECGKGFIRNSYLIEHQRIHTGEKPYACKECGKTFRRSWYLTEHQRSHAPERVYRCTECGKTFRYSSCHFHHQKLHTGEKPFGCNECGMAFGRKSRLLDHQRIHTGEKPYECEKCLKSFSHRSQLLEHMRTHTGEKPYECNKCGKSFTRNSGFIRHQKIHTGERPYECNQCGKCFSNSSFLIEHERIHTTEKPYKCDECGKAFCKKSYLTGHQITHTKEKPYECHECGKSYNRRFRLIEHQRIHTGEKPYECGECGRSFSRSALLIGHQIIHTKEKPYVCNQCGKAFSLRKHLVQHQSIHNDEKPYECNECGKAFRHKSTFRDHQKVHTGDKPCKCNECGKSFNRTFHLIEHQRTHTKEKPYECNECGKCFSRSSVFTQHQKIHSVGHRPFECNECGKSFTRNSVFIKHQKIHTKENKSSDYGKSFSQNSVYIQQQEMHTKENLD from the exons ATGGCGGCGGCTGGGGCCCCCCGACCCCAGCAG GTCTGGGGTCCCGACATGCTGACCCCGATGGAGCAGCCCACCCCAAGGACCCTCTTCTTTCCCACTGTGAAGGTTGAGTTGGAGGGGATGACCCGGAACCTGCTGCCCAGGCGAGAGCATG atgGTGAAGACAAGATAGCTTTGAAGCATGAAATTATAGACAGTAGTGATTGGCTTTTCCAAGCAGAGGAAAAACCAGGCATGCTTAATGAATGTGGAAACTCTTTTAACCTGAATGAAGAGATGACTTTGAAACAGAGAATCCTAGATCATAGCAACCAGCTTCTCCTTCACACGGAAGAAAAACCAAGCCTGCTTAATGAATATGAAGACTTTTTCAACAGTCAGAATTCATCCTTAGTTGGATTTAATGTATTCCAAACTAATGAGGCCCTGTACAACTGTCAGAAGTGTGGAGAACGTTTTGTTACCATGTCACACCTCACTCAGCACCAGAGCATTCACACTGGACCAGGTCGCTATGTATGTTATGAGTGTGGGAAAACATTTACCAGAAGCTATCATCTCATCCGACATCAAGTTATTCATACAGGAGAGAGACCCTTTTCATGTAAAGAGTGTGGGAAGACTTTTAAGAGAAAATCAACCCTCACTGAgcaccagagaattcacactggagagaaaccttatagatGTAACAAATGTGGGAGAGCCTTCAGTCAAAGCCAAGATCTCTTGGAGCATCAGAAAGTACACACTGTTGATAAACCTTACAAATGTGATGACTGTGGGAAGGCTTTTAGTACCAGCTCAAGCCTCCTTCAGCACCAGCTTATCCACACAGGAGAAAAACCCTAcaaatgtagtgaatgtgggaaagccttcagaaATAGCTCAAGCCTGCTTCGGCATCAGTTCATCCACACAGGAGAAGAGCTTTACAAATGCAATGAGTGTGGGAAAATTTTGAGTAATCGCTCAAGCCTTTTCCAGCATCTAAAaattcattctggagagaaaccctatcattgtaatgaatgtgggaaaggcttcatTCGTAACTCATACCTCATTGAACATCAGAGGATTCATACAGGGGAAAAACCCTATGCATGTAAGGAGTGTGGAAAAACTTTCCGACGTTCCTGGTACCTCACTGAGCATCAGAGAAGTCACGCCCCAGAGAGAGTGTATAGATGCACTGAGTGTGGGAAAACCTTCAGATATAGCTCTTGTCACTTCCATCACCAAAAACTCCACACAGGAGAAAAACCCTTTGGCTGTAATGAGTGTGGTATGGCTTTTGGGCGAAAGTCACGACTTCTGgaccatcagagaatccacactggagagaaaccctatgaatgtgaaaaatgtttGAAGAGTTTTAGCCACCGTTCACAACTTCTTGAACATAtgagaactcatactggagagaagccttatgagtGCAATAAATGTGGGAAGTCATTTACTAGAAATTCTGGCTTTATACGTCATCAGAAAATCCACACTGGGGAGAGgccctatgaatgtaatcagtgtggcaAATGTTTTAGCAATAGTTCGTTTCTTATTGAGCATGAAAGAATCCATACCACAGAGAAACCTTacaaatgtgatgaatgtgggaaagctttctgTAAGAAATCATACCTCACTGGACATCAGATCACTCACACCaaagagaaaccctatgaatgtcaTGAATGTGGGAAATCCTATAATCGGCGCTTCCGTCTTATTGAgcaccagagaattcatactggagagaaaccctatgaatgtggTGAATGTGGACGATCATTTAGTCGAAGTGCCCTTCTTATTGGGCATCAGATAATTCACACCAAAGAGAAACCCTATGTATGTAAtcaatgtgggaaagcttttagTCTGAGAAAACATCTTGTTCAACATCAGAGTATTCACAATGatgagaaaccttatgaatgcaatgaatgtggaaaagccttcaggCACAAATCTACATTTCGTGACCATCAAAAAGTTCACACTGGTGATAAACCctgtaaatgtaatgaatgtgggaaatccTTCAATCGAACCTTTCATCTTATTGAACACCAGCGAACTCATACTAaggagaaaccctatgaatgtaatgagtgtgggaaGTGTTTCAGTCGAAGCTCAgtctttactcagcatcagaaaattcatagtGTAGGTCATAgaccttttgaatgtaatgaatgtgggaaatctTTCACTCGAAATTCTGTCTTTATTAAACACCAGAAAATTCACACAAAAGAGAACAAATCCAGTGACTATGGGAAGTCCTTCAGTCAAAACTCAGTCTATATTCAACAGCAGGAAATGCACACTAAAGAGAATCTAGATTAA